The Coregonus clupeaformis isolate EN_2021a chromosome 18, ASM2061545v1, whole genome shotgun sequence genome has a segment encoding these proteins:
- the LOC121530677 gene encoding tumor necrosis factor receptor superfamily member 10B isoform X5, whose product MVVLSTGMCTTPLSMSYIHLMVVLIIWALNPMAAAQSGLELAQTGGSVRNRRQRDISCRENLEYPHDNICCLNCPAGKYVKVSCTGALEKGTCEDCDFDTYTEHDNGLQQCLKCTKCRSDQVTTKTCTITQNTECQCKPGYFCAPDQACEVCKKCSRCKDNEVRVKNCTTTSNTVCKTRMPTSSTISGKTPGPAAVIVIVVVVLSITAAIAGVYWKRRKHSKRTDSQNNPSETLEVVVDDQNNRSIEERQNNQNAVLDGTQLHPLLEQTQAVGAKASSATEDEDNGLGDSLPNTTNSSQEDVLIKLSPLNGDESLKKSFELFEELDVNYHNRFFRHIGLSDNAIKSTAHLHSEDRVYELLKVWLEKVGMEADINDLIKALLYFDQRLSAENIISKAIENSYYEYAEK is encoded by the exons ATGGTGGTTCTCTCAACTGGGATGTGTACGACACCTTTGAGTATGAGCTATATACATTTGATG GTTGTCCTCATAATCTGGGCCCTCAACCCCATGGCGGCAGCTCAATCTGGCCTTGAGTTGGCACAGACAGGAGGCAGCGTCAGGAACAGGAGACAGCGGGACATCTCATGCCGGGAAAACCTGGAGTACCCACATGACAACATCTGCTGTTTGAACTGCCCAGCTG GTAAATATGTCAAAGTGTCGTGCACGGGTGCCTTGGAGAAAGGAACATGTGAGGACTGTGACTTCGACACATACACTGAACATGACAACGGACTGCAACAGTGCTTAAAGTGCACTAAGTGTCGCTCAG ATCAGGTGACCACAAAGACATGCACCATCACTCAGAACACAGAGTGCCAGTGTAAACCAGGGTATTTCTGTGCCCCTGACCAAGCCTGCGAGGTGTGCAAAAAGTGCTCAAG ATGTAAAGACAATGAGGTGAGGGTGAAGAACTGCACCACTACGTCCAACACGGTCTGTAAGACCAGAATGCCCACATCCAGCACCATCTCAGGTAAAACTCCAGGCCCAG CAGCTGTTATTGTGATTGTGGTGGTAGTACTTAGTATCACTGCTGCAATTGCCGGTGTCTATTGGAAGAGGCGAAAGCACTCTAAAAGGACAG ACTCCCAGAATAATCCCAGTGAGACGTTGGAGGTTGTGGTG GATGATCAAAACAACAGGTCAATTGAGGAGAGACAGAACAACCAGAATGCTGTGCTGGATGGCACACAGCTACACCCCTTGCTGGAGCAGACCCAGGCGGTGGGTGCCAAAGCCTCCTCAGCCACTGAGGATGAGGACAATGGACTGGGCGACAGcctccccaacaccaccaacTCCTCCCAG GAAGATGTCCTCATAAAACTGTCTCCTTTGAATG GTGACGAGTCCTTGAAGAAAAGTTTTGAACTTTTTGAAGAGCTGGACGTTAACTACCATAACAGATTCTTCAGGCACATTGGACTCAGTGACAACGCTATAAAAAGCACTGCACACCTTCATTCTGAAGATCGAGTCTATGAACTGTTGAAAGTATGGTTGGAAAAGGTGGGCATGGAAGCTGACATTAATGACCTAATCAAAGCATTACTTTATTTTGACCAAAGGTTATCAGCAGAAAATATTATTTCTAAAGCCATTGAAAATAGTTATTATGAATATGCagaaaagtaa
- the LOC121530677 gene encoding uncharacterized protein LOC121530677 isoform X4 produces the protein MVVLSTGMCTTPLSMSYIHLMVVLIIWALNPMAAAQSGLELAQTGGSVRNRRQRDISCRENLEYPHDNICCLNCPAGKYVKVSCTGALEKGTCEDCDFDTYTEHDNGLQQCLKCTKCRSDQVTTKTCTITQNTECQCKPGYFCAPDQACEVCKKCSRCKDNEVRVKNCTTTSNTVCKTRMPTSSTISAVIVIVVVVLSITAAIAGVYWKRRKHSKRTDSQNNPSETLEVVVDDQNNRSIEERQNNQNAVLDGTQLHPLLEQTQAVGAKASSATEDEDNGLGDSLPNTTNSSQASLSALPSTPLPRSSPLPSPAAKRQPGTVAREDVLIKLSPLNGDESLKKSFELFEELDVNYHNRFFRHIGLSDNAIKSTAHLHSEDRVYELLKVWLEKVGMEADINDLIKALLYFDQRLSAENIISKAIENSYYEYAEK, from the exons ATGGTGGTTCTCTCAACTGGGATGTGTACGACACCTTTGAGTATGAGCTATATACATTTGATG GTTGTCCTCATAATCTGGGCCCTCAACCCCATGGCGGCAGCTCAATCTGGCCTTGAGTTGGCACAGACAGGAGGCAGCGTCAGGAACAGGAGACAGCGGGACATCTCATGCCGGGAAAACCTGGAGTACCCACATGACAACATCTGCTGTTTGAACTGCCCAGCTG GTAAATATGTCAAAGTGTCGTGCACGGGTGCCTTGGAGAAAGGAACATGTGAGGACTGTGACTTCGACACATACACTGAACATGACAACGGACTGCAACAGTGCTTAAAGTGCACTAAGTGTCGCTCAG ATCAGGTGACCACAAAGACATGCACCATCACTCAGAACACAGAGTGCCAGTGTAAACCAGGGTATTTCTGTGCCCCTGACCAAGCCTGCGAGGTGTGCAAAAAGTGCTCAAG ATGTAAAGACAATGAGGTGAGGGTGAAGAACTGCACCACTACGTCCAACACGGTCTGTAAGACCAGAATGCCCACATCCAGCACCATCTCAG CTGTTATTGTGATTGTGGTGGTAGTACTTAGTATCACTGCTGCAATTGCCGGTGTCTATTGGAAGAGGCGAAAGCACTCTAAAAGGACAG ACTCCCAGAATAATCCCAGTGAGACGTTGGAGGTTGTGGTG GATGATCAAAACAACAGGTCAATTGAGGAGAGACAGAACAACCAGAATGCTGTGCTGGATGGCACACAGCTACACCCCTTGCTGGAGCAGACCCAGGCGGTGGGTGCCAAAGCCTCCTCAGCCACTGAGGATGAGGACAATGGACTGGGCGACAGcctccccaacaccaccaacTCCTCCCAGGCCAGTCTGTCTGCACTACCCTCAACCCCCCTCCCCAGATCCTCCCCGCTTCCCAGCCCTGCGGCCAAGAGGCAGCCCGGCACTGTGGCTAGG GAAGATGTCCTCATAAAACTGTCTCCTTTGAATG GTGACGAGTCCTTGAAGAAAAGTTTTGAACTTTTTGAAGAGCTGGACGTTAACTACCATAACAGATTCTTCAGGCACATTGGACTCAGTGACAACGCTATAAAAAGCACTGCACACCTTCATTCTGAAGATCGAGTCTATGAACTGTTGAAAGTATGGTTGGAAAAGGTGGGCATGGAAGCTGACATTAATGACCTAATCAAAGCATTACTTTATTTTGACCAAAGGTTATCAGCAGAAAATATTATTTCTAAAGCCATTGAAAATAGTTATTATGAATATGCagaaaagtaa
- the LOC121530677 gene encoding tumor necrosis factor receptor superfamily member 10B isoform X1, translated as MVVLSTGMCTTPLSMSYIHLMVVLIIWALNPMAAAQSGLELAQTGGSVRNRRQRDISCRENLEYPHDNICCLNCPAGKYVKVSCTGALEKGTCEDCDFDTYTEHDNGLQQCLKCTKCRSDQVTTKTCTITQNTECQCKPGYFCAPDQACEVCKKCSRCKDNEVRVKNCTTTSNTVCKTRMPTSSTISGKTPGPAAVIVIVVVVLSITAAIAGVYWKRRKHSKRTDSQNNPSETLEVVVDDQNNRSIEERQNNQNAVLDGTQLHPLLEQTQAVGAKASSATEDEDNGLGDSLPNTTNSSQASLSALPSTPLPRSSPLPSPAAKRQPGTVAREDVLIKLSPLNGDESLKKSFELFEELDVNYHNRFFRHIGLSDNAIKSTAHLHSEDRVYELLKVWLEKVGMEADINDLIKALLYFDQRLSAENIISKAIENSYYEYAEK; from the exons ATGGTGGTTCTCTCAACTGGGATGTGTACGACACCTTTGAGTATGAGCTATATACATTTGATG GTTGTCCTCATAATCTGGGCCCTCAACCCCATGGCGGCAGCTCAATCTGGCCTTGAGTTGGCACAGACAGGAGGCAGCGTCAGGAACAGGAGACAGCGGGACATCTCATGCCGGGAAAACCTGGAGTACCCACATGACAACATCTGCTGTTTGAACTGCCCAGCTG GTAAATATGTCAAAGTGTCGTGCACGGGTGCCTTGGAGAAAGGAACATGTGAGGACTGTGACTTCGACACATACACTGAACATGACAACGGACTGCAACAGTGCTTAAAGTGCACTAAGTGTCGCTCAG ATCAGGTGACCACAAAGACATGCACCATCACTCAGAACACAGAGTGCCAGTGTAAACCAGGGTATTTCTGTGCCCCTGACCAAGCCTGCGAGGTGTGCAAAAAGTGCTCAAG ATGTAAAGACAATGAGGTGAGGGTGAAGAACTGCACCACTACGTCCAACACGGTCTGTAAGACCAGAATGCCCACATCCAGCACCATCTCAGGTAAAACTCCAGGCCCAG CAGCTGTTATTGTGATTGTGGTGGTAGTACTTAGTATCACTGCTGCAATTGCCGGTGTCTATTGGAAGAGGCGAAAGCACTCTAAAAGGACAG ACTCCCAGAATAATCCCAGTGAGACGTTGGAGGTTGTGGTG GATGATCAAAACAACAGGTCAATTGAGGAGAGACAGAACAACCAGAATGCTGTGCTGGATGGCACACAGCTACACCCCTTGCTGGAGCAGACCCAGGCGGTGGGTGCCAAAGCCTCCTCAGCCACTGAGGATGAGGACAATGGACTGGGCGACAGcctccccaacaccaccaacTCCTCCCAGGCCAGTCTGTCTGCACTACCCTCAACCCCCCTCCCCAGATCCTCCCCGCTTCCCAGCCCTGCGGCCAAGAGGCAGCCCGGCACTGTGGCTAGG GAAGATGTCCTCATAAAACTGTCTCCTTTGAATG GTGACGAGTCCTTGAAGAAAAGTTTTGAACTTTTTGAAGAGCTGGACGTTAACTACCATAACAGATTCTTCAGGCACATTGGACTCAGTGACAACGCTATAAAAAGCACTGCACACCTTCATTCTGAAGATCGAGTCTATGAACTGTTGAAAGTATGGTTGGAAAAGGTGGGCATGGAAGCTGACATTAATGACCTAATCAAAGCATTACTTTATTTTGACCAAAGGTTATCAGCAGAAAATATTATTTCTAAAGCCATTGAAAATAGTTATTATGAATATGCagaaaagtaa
- the LOC121530677 gene encoding tumor necrosis factor receptor superfamily member 6 isoform X7, with protein MVVLSTGMCTTPLSMSYIHLMVVLIIWALNPMAAAQSGLELAQTGGSVRNRRQRDISCRENLEYPHDNICCLNCPAGKYVKVSCTGALEKGTCEDCDFDTYTEHDNGLQQCLKCTKCRSDQVTTKTCTITQNTECQCKPGYFCAPDQACEVCKKCSRCKDNEVRVKNCTTTSNTVCKTRMPTSSTISGKTPGPAAVIVIVVVVLSITAAIAGVYWKRRKHSKRTDSQNNPSETLEVVVDDQNNRSIEERQNNQNAVLDGTQLHPLLEQTQAVGAKASSATEDEDNGLGDSLPNTTNSSQASLSALPSTPLPRSSPLPSPAAKRQPGTVARVRAAAQGMLMLTYLPLSSLVFPQALF; from the exons ATGGTGGTTCTCTCAACTGGGATGTGTACGACACCTTTGAGTATGAGCTATATACATTTGATG GTTGTCCTCATAATCTGGGCCCTCAACCCCATGGCGGCAGCTCAATCTGGCCTTGAGTTGGCACAGACAGGAGGCAGCGTCAGGAACAGGAGACAGCGGGACATCTCATGCCGGGAAAACCTGGAGTACCCACATGACAACATCTGCTGTTTGAACTGCCCAGCTG GTAAATATGTCAAAGTGTCGTGCACGGGTGCCTTGGAGAAAGGAACATGTGAGGACTGTGACTTCGACACATACACTGAACATGACAACGGACTGCAACAGTGCTTAAAGTGCACTAAGTGTCGCTCAG ATCAGGTGACCACAAAGACATGCACCATCACTCAGAACACAGAGTGCCAGTGTAAACCAGGGTATTTCTGTGCCCCTGACCAAGCCTGCGAGGTGTGCAAAAAGTGCTCAAG ATGTAAAGACAATGAGGTGAGGGTGAAGAACTGCACCACTACGTCCAACACGGTCTGTAAGACCAGAATGCCCACATCCAGCACCATCTCAGGTAAAACTCCAGGCCCAG CAGCTGTTATTGTGATTGTGGTGGTAGTACTTAGTATCACTGCTGCAATTGCCGGTGTCTATTGGAAGAGGCGAAAGCACTCTAAAAGGACAG ACTCCCAGAATAATCCCAGTGAGACGTTGGAGGTTGTGGTG GATGATCAAAACAACAGGTCAATTGAGGAGAGACAGAACAACCAGAATGCTGTGCTGGATGGCACACAGCTACACCCCTTGCTGGAGCAGACCCAGGCGGTGGGTGCCAAAGCCTCCTCAGCCACTGAGGATGAGGACAATGGACTGGGCGACAGcctccccaacaccaccaacTCCTCCCAGGCCAGTCTGTCTGCACTACCCTCAACCCCCCTCCCCAGATCCTCCCCGCTTCCCAGCCCTGCGGCCAAGAGGCAGCCCGGCACTGTGGCTAGGGTGAGAGCAGCAGCTCAGGGCATGCTAATGCTAACTTACCTTCCCCTGTCTTCCCTTGTCTTCCCCCAAGCTCTTTTCTAA
- the LOC121530677 gene encoding uncharacterized protein LOC121530677 isoform X3 produces the protein MVVLSTGMCTTPLSMSYIHLMVVLIIWALNPMAAAQSGLELAQTGGSVRNRRQRDISCRENLEYPHDNICCLNCPAGKYVKVSCTGALEKGTCEDCDFDTYTEHDNGLQQCLKCTKCRSDQVTTKTCTITQNTECQCKPGYFCAPDQACEVCKKCSRCKDNEVRVKNCTTTSNTVCKTRMPTSSTISAAVIVIVVVVLSITAAIAGVYWKRRKHSKRTDSQNNPSETLEVVVDDQNNRSIEERQNNQNAVLDGTQLHPLLEQTQAVGAKASSATEDEDNGLGDSLPNTTNSSQASLSALPSTPLPRSSPLPSPAAKRQPGTVAREDVLIKLSPLNGDESLKKSFELFEELDVNYHNRFFRHIGLSDNAIKSTAHLHSEDRVYELLKVWLEKVGMEADINDLIKALLYFDQRLSAENIISKAIENSYYEYAEK, from the exons ATGGTGGTTCTCTCAACTGGGATGTGTACGACACCTTTGAGTATGAGCTATATACATTTGATG GTTGTCCTCATAATCTGGGCCCTCAACCCCATGGCGGCAGCTCAATCTGGCCTTGAGTTGGCACAGACAGGAGGCAGCGTCAGGAACAGGAGACAGCGGGACATCTCATGCCGGGAAAACCTGGAGTACCCACATGACAACATCTGCTGTTTGAACTGCCCAGCTG GTAAATATGTCAAAGTGTCGTGCACGGGTGCCTTGGAGAAAGGAACATGTGAGGACTGTGACTTCGACACATACACTGAACATGACAACGGACTGCAACAGTGCTTAAAGTGCACTAAGTGTCGCTCAG ATCAGGTGACCACAAAGACATGCACCATCACTCAGAACACAGAGTGCCAGTGTAAACCAGGGTATTTCTGTGCCCCTGACCAAGCCTGCGAGGTGTGCAAAAAGTGCTCAAG ATGTAAAGACAATGAGGTGAGGGTGAAGAACTGCACCACTACGTCCAACACGGTCTGTAAGACCAGAATGCCCACATCCAGCACCATCTCAG CAGCTGTTATTGTGATTGTGGTGGTAGTACTTAGTATCACTGCTGCAATTGCCGGTGTCTATTGGAAGAGGCGAAAGCACTCTAAAAGGACAG ACTCCCAGAATAATCCCAGTGAGACGTTGGAGGTTGTGGTG GATGATCAAAACAACAGGTCAATTGAGGAGAGACAGAACAACCAGAATGCTGTGCTGGATGGCACACAGCTACACCCCTTGCTGGAGCAGACCCAGGCGGTGGGTGCCAAAGCCTCCTCAGCCACTGAGGATGAGGACAATGGACTGGGCGACAGcctccccaacaccaccaacTCCTCCCAGGCCAGTCTGTCTGCACTACCCTCAACCCCCCTCCCCAGATCCTCCCCGCTTCCCAGCCCTGCGGCCAAGAGGCAGCCCGGCACTGTGGCTAGG GAAGATGTCCTCATAAAACTGTCTCCTTTGAATG GTGACGAGTCCTTGAAGAAAAGTTTTGAACTTTTTGAAGAGCTGGACGTTAACTACCATAACAGATTCTTCAGGCACATTGGACTCAGTGACAACGCTATAAAAAGCACTGCACACCTTCATTCTGAAGATCGAGTCTATGAACTGTTGAAAGTATGGTTGGAAAAGGTGGGCATGGAAGCTGACATTAATGACCTAATCAAAGCATTACTTTATTTTGACCAAAGGTTATCAGCAGAAAATATTATTTCTAAAGCCATTGAAAATAGTTATTATGAATATGCagaaaagtaa
- the LOC121530677 gene encoding tumor necrosis factor receptor superfamily member 10B isoform X6, whose translation MVVLSTGMCTTPLSMSYIHLMVVLIIWALNPMAAAQSGLELAQTGGSVRNRRQRDISCRENLEYPHDNICCLNCPAGKYVKVSCTGALEKGTCEDCDFDTYTEHDNGLQQCLKCTKCRSDQVTTKTCTITQNTECQCKPGYFCAPDQACEVCKKCSRCKDNEVRVKNCTTTSNTVCKTRMPTSSTISGKTPGPAAVIVIVVVVLSITAAIAGVYWKRRKHSKRTDSQNNPSETLEVVVDDQNNRSIEERQNNQNAVLDGTQLHPLLEQTQAEDVLIKLSPLNGDESLKKSFELFEELDVNYHNRFFRHIGLSDNAIKSTAHLHSEDRVYELLKVWLEKVGMEADINDLIKALLYFDQRLSAENIISKAIENSYYEYAEK comes from the exons ATGGTGGTTCTCTCAACTGGGATGTGTACGACACCTTTGAGTATGAGCTATATACATTTGATG GTTGTCCTCATAATCTGGGCCCTCAACCCCATGGCGGCAGCTCAATCTGGCCTTGAGTTGGCACAGACAGGAGGCAGCGTCAGGAACAGGAGACAGCGGGACATCTCATGCCGGGAAAACCTGGAGTACCCACATGACAACATCTGCTGTTTGAACTGCCCAGCTG GTAAATATGTCAAAGTGTCGTGCACGGGTGCCTTGGAGAAAGGAACATGTGAGGACTGTGACTTCGACACATACACTGAACATGACAACGGACTGCAACAGTGCTTAAAGTGCACTAAGTGTCGCTCAG ATCAGGTGACCACAAAGACATGCACCATCACTCAGAACACAGAGTGCCAGTGTAAACCAGGGTATTTCTGTGCCCCTGACCAAGCCTGCGAGGTGTGCAAAAAGTGCTCAAG ATGTAAAGACAATGAGGTGAGGGTGAAGAACTGCACCACTACGTCCAACACGGTCTGTAAGACCAGAATGCCCACATCCAGCACCATCTCAGGTAAAACTCCAGGCCCAG CAGCTGTTATTGTGATTGTGGTGGTAGTACTTAGTATCACTGCTGCAATTGCCGGTGTCTATTGGAAGAGGCGAAAGCACTCTAAAAGGACAG ACTCCCAGAATAATCCCAGTGAGACGTTGGAGGTTGTGGTG GATGATCAAAACAACAGGTCAATTGAGGAGAGACAGAACAACCAGAATGCTGTGCTGGATGGCACACAGCTACACCCCTTGCTGGAGCAGACCCAGGCG GAAGATGTCCTCATAAAACTGTCTCCTTTGAATG GTGACGAGTCCTTGAAGAAAAGTTTTGAACTTTTTGAAGAGCTGGACGTTAACTACCATAACAGATTCTTCAGGCACATTGGACTCAGTGACAACGCTATAAAAAGCACTGCACACCTTCATTCTGAAGATCGAGTCTATGAACTGTTGAAAGTATGGTTGGAAAAGGTGGGCATGGAAGCTGACATTAATGACCTAATCAAAGCATTACTTTATTTTGACCAAAGGTTATCAGCAGAAAATATTATTTCTAAAGCCATTGAAAATAGTTATTATGAATATGCagaaaagtaa
- the LOC121530677 gene encoding tumor necrosis factor receptor superfamily member 10B isoform X2, whose product MVVLSTGMCTTPLSMSYIHLMVVLIIWALNPMAAAQSGLELAQTGGSVRNRRQRDISCRENLEYPHDNICCLNCPAGKYVKVSCTGALEKGTCEDCDFDTYTEHDNGLQQCLKCTKCRSDQVTTKTCTITQNTECQCKPGYFCAPDQACEVCKKCSRCKDNEVRVKNCTTTSNTVCKTRMPTSSTISGKTPGPAVIVIVVVVLSITAAIAGVYWKRRKHSKRTDSQNNPSETLEVVVDDQNNRSIEERQNNQNAVLDGTQLHPLLEQTQAVGAKASSATEDEDNGLGDSLPNTTNSSQASLSALPSTPLPRSSPLPSPAAKRQPGTVAREDVLIKLSPLNGDESLKKSFELFEELDVNYHNRFFRHIGLSDNAIKSTAHLHSEDRVYELLKVWLEKVGMEADINDLIKALLYFDQRLSAENIISKAIENSYYEYAEK is encoded by the exons ATGGTGGTTCTCTCAACTGGGATGTGTACGACACCTTTGAGTATGAGCTATATACATTTGATG GTTGTCCTCATAATCTGGGCCCTCAACCCCATGGCGGCAGCTCAATCTGGCCTTGAGTTGGCACAGACAGGAGGCAGCGTCAGGAACAGGAGACAGCGGGACATCTCATGCCGGGAAAACCTGGAGTACCCACATGACAACATCTGCTGTTTGAACTGCCCAGCTG GTAAATATGTCAAAGTGTCGTGCACGGGTGCCTTGGAGAAAGGAACATGTGAGGACTGTGACTTCGACACATACACTGAACATGACAACGGACTGCAACAGTGCTTAAAGTGCACTAAGTGTCGCTCAG ATCAGGTGACCACAAAGACATGCACCATCACTCAGAACACAGAGTGCCAGTGTAAACCAGGGTATTTCTGTGCCCCTGACCAAGCCTGCGAGGTGTGCAAAAAGTGCTCAAG ATGTAAAGACAATGAGGTGAGGGTGAAGAACTGCACCACTACGTCCAACACGGTCTGTAAGACCAGAATGCCCACATCCAGCACCATCTCAGGTAAAACTCCAGGCCCAG CTGTTATTGTGATTGTGGTGGTAGTACTTAGTATCACTGCTGCAATTGCCGGTGTCTATTGGAAGAGGCGAAAGCACTCTAAAAGGACAG ACTCCCAGAATAATCCCAGTGAGACGTTGGAGGTTGTGGTG GATGATCAAAACAACAGGTCAATTGAGGAGAGACAGAACAACCAGAATGCTGTGCTGGATGGCACACAGCTACACCCCTTGCTGGAGCAGACCCAGGCGGTGGGTGCCAAAGCCTCCTCAGCCACTGAGGATGAGGACAATGGACTGGGCGACAGcctccccaacaccaccaacTCCTCCCAGGCCAGTCTGTCTGCACTACCCTCAACCCCCCTCCCCAGATCCTCCCCGCTTCCCAGCCCTGCGGCCAAGAGGCAGCCCGGCACTGTGGCTAGG GAAGATGTCCTCATAAAACTGTCTCCTTTGAATG GTGACGAGTCCTTGAAGAAAAGTTTTGAACTTTTTGAAGAGCTGGACGTTAACTACCATAACAGATTCTTCAGGCACATTGGACTCAGTGACAACGCTATAAAAAGCACTGCACACCTTCATTCTGAAGATCGAGTCTATGAACTGTTGAAAGTATGGTTGGAAAAGGTGGGCATGGAAGCTGACATTAATGACCTAATCAAAGCATTACTTTATTTTGACCAAAGGTTATCAGCAGAAAATATTATTTCTAAAGCCATTGAAAATAGTTATTATGAATATGCagaaaagtaa